A region of the Anaerolineae bacterium genome:
TAGCTCATGGCCACCAACACCGACAGCGCCGCGGTGACAATAAAAATCAGGTTGAGGATCAGCGAGTAACCATCACTGACCGCCATATTCTGAAAAGCAGGCGCAGGCGACGCGCCCAGGAGCATCAAACAGGCAATAGCCGCCACGGTTAAACCCAACAGGCTCAAATGGCCCAGCCCCCGTTTGGGGCTGATGAACAGGTCAAACAACATCACCAGCAGGGCGGTGATAATGACAATTATTTCTGGAAGTAAAGCCGTAACATCAATGGTCGGGAAGTCTATGGGCATTGGTTCTCCATAACAGAGGGAGATGAGAGAATTGGAGTATTACGTCAATCTCTAATTTTTATTCCAACTTCACCATCCGGCTAAAGTTGAAGCAGCCTTGAGCAAAGTGTCTAACCGGGCTGTGGCCGGGTTGATTTTGCCAAAGAAAATATGCGGGAACAAGCCAATCACAAAGAAAAAAACCACCAGGGAGACCGCAATGAGCATCTCCCGCCCGTTCATATCTCTCAAGCCGTCATTGGCCGGGTTAAACGGGCCGTACAACAATTTGCGGGCCGCAGTGAGCAAATACCAGGCGGCCAGCACAATGCCAAAGGTGCCAAACGCCGCCGCCACCCAATTTACCTTGAACGTGCCCAGCAAAATCACAAACTCGCCCACAAAACCATTTAGCCCCGGCAATCCCACCGACGAGAAAACGGCCAGCAAAAAGAAAACGCCAAACACCGGCACTTTAACCCATATTCCACCATAATCCTTAAACAAACGGGTGTGGCGCTGCTCGTACAATACCCCAATCATAAAAAACAGCATGCCGGTGCTGAGGCCGTGGTTGACCATCTGCAAAACCGCACCGCTCAAACCTTGTTGGCCTCCGCTAAAAATACCCAAAACAATAAAGCCCATGTGGGCCACCGAGGAATAAGCCACCAAGCTTTTGGCGTCCTCTTGGGCCAGGGCCACCATGGCCCCATACAAAATACTAATGACGGCCAGCGTGGCCAGCCATGGCGTCCAGAAAGGCACGGCAGCGGGGAAGAGGGGGATGGCAAAACGCATAAAGCCATACGCGCCCATCTTAAGCAAAACC
Encoded here:
- a CDS encoding NADH-quinone oxidoreductase subunit M; amino-acid sequence: MQAYLLSVLIFIPALGAILVMLTPRHRQDLIKWLALVITLLALAVSWPLYFNFADNVVGYQFEHVLPWIPALNINYHVGLDGLSLFLVLLTTFLSAVAILSSWTAIAERVKEYYALMLLLETAMLGVFVSLDLFLFYIFWEASLIPMALLVGIWGGQRRIYASVKFIIYTMSGSALMLAAALVLYFREGTSDLPALVAGLNLPESWQVWLFFTFALAFAVKVPLFPFHTWLPAAHVEAPTAGSIILAGVLLKMGAYGFMRFAIPLFPAAVPFWTPWLATLAVISILYGAMVALAQEDAKSLVAYSSVAHMGFIVLGIFSGGQQGLSGAVLQMVNHGLSTGMLFFMIGVLYEQRHTRLFKDYGGIWVKVPVFGVFFLLAVFSSVGLPGLNGFVGEFVILLGTFKVNWVAAAFGTFGIVLAAWYLLTAARKLLYGPFNPANDGLRDMNGREMLIAVSLVVFFFVIGLFPHIFFGKINPATARLDTLLKAASTLAGW